The genomic interval TGAACCCGCGGCGACTTCTTGCGGCCTTTGGTCTCTACGGAATCGAGAAGGTACATACCCTTCATGATACCGTCTTCAACCTTCTTGCCTTTCGGCATGGCCGGCTGCTCGTAGTTTTCGTTCTCAATGGTCAGGTAGTAGTAGACGTTCTGGTTGTCCTCGAACATCTCCTTGATACCGTGCTGCACGATGACGGCCATCTCGTAACCGTAGGCCGGGTCGTAAGACTTACAGCTCGGAATGGTCTGCGCCAGAATATGGCTGTGGCCATCCTGGTGCTGCAGGCCTTCACCGTTCAGCGTGGTTCGACCGGCGGTACCACCGACCAGGAAGCCCCGCGCCTGGATATCGCCAGCCGCCCAGGCCAGATCGCCTACACGCTGGAAACCAAACATGGAATAGAAAATGTAGAACGGTATCAGCGGGAAGTTGTTGGTGCTGTACGACGTTGCCGCCGCGATCCACGCTGCCATGGAACCATCTTCGTTGATGCCTTCCTCGAGGATCTGACCCTTCTTGTCTTCCTTGTAGTACATGATCTGTTCACGGTCTTCCGGCACGTACTTCTGGCCTTCGGACGTGTAGATACCCAACTGGCGGAACATGCCTTCCATACCAAAGGTCCGCGCTTCGTCCGGCACAATCGGTACTACCCGCTTGCCAATGCGCTTGTCTTTGGTGAGCGCAGTCAGCAGGCGAACGAACGCCATGGTGGTGGAGATTTCGCGACCATTGGAGCCGTCCAGCAGTGCCTTGAAGCTATCCAGCGGCGGCGTTTCCAAACGCTGGCAGTCTTTCCGACGCTTCGGATAGAAACCACCCAGCTCCTGACGACGCTTTTTCATGTACATCATTTCAGGGCTGTCTGGCGCCGGACGATAATAGGGAACGTCTTTCAGCTCCTCATCTTTCAGCGGTACGCCAAAGCGGTCCCGGAACGCCTTGAGCTGTTCCAAATCCAGCTTCTTCAGCGAGTGGGCGGTGTTCTGCGCTTCGCCCGCGGTGCCGAAACCGTAACCCTTGATGGTGTGCGCCAGGATAACGGTCGGACGGTTACCGTGATCGTGGACAGCCTTGTGATAGGCCGCGTAGATCTTGTACGGATCGTGACCGCCCCGGTTCAGCTTGCCGATATCGTCATCAGACAAATTCTCGACCAGCTTGGACAGCTCCGGGTACTTACCGAAGAAGTTCTTGCGAGTATAGGCCGGGCCGTTGCTCTTGAAGTTCTGCAGGTCGCCGTCGACAGCTTCGTCCATCACGCGCTGCATCAGGCCGTCCTTGTCTTTCTCGAACAGCGGATCCCACATGCGGCCCCAGACCACTTTGAGCACGTTCCAGCCAGCACCACGGAAGATCCCTTCAAGTTCCTGAATGATCTTGCCATTGCCCCGTACCGGGCCATCCAGGCGCTGCAGGTTGCAGTTCACCACGAAGATCAGGTTACTCAGGTTTTCCCGGCCAGCCATGGAAATGGAGCCCAGGGTTTCCGGCTCGTCGCACTCACCGTCACCAACAAAGCACCAGACCTTCCGATCGCCCATGTCGATCAGTTCGCGACTGTGCAGGTACTTCATGACGTGCGCCTGGTAAATGGCCTGAATCGGCCCCAGACCCATCGACACAGTCGGGAACTGCCAGTAATCCGGCATCAACCAGGGGTGGGGATAGGACGACAGGCCATCGCCATCAACCTCTTCCCGATACTTGTCCAGCTGCGCTTCCTCGAACCGACCTTCAAGGTAGGAACGGGCATAGATGCCGGGCGATGAATGGCCCTGAAAGTAAACGAGGTCGGATTCGCGCTTCTCGTCACCGCCGTGGAAAAAGTAGTTAAAGCCAACATCATAGAGAGTTGCTGCAGACGAAAAGGAAGAGACGTGCCCACCCAGTTCACCAGGACGCTGATTCGCCCGGAGCACCATGGCCATGGCGTTCCAGCGGATAAGCGAGCGAATACGGCGCTCCATAAACAGATCACCCGGCATCCGCGATTCTTTTGTCGCCGGAATACTGTTGCGGAATGGCGTGGTGATCGAATATGGCAGCTCGGTGCCTTCACGGCTTGCCCGCTCGGACAGCCTCTCAAGAATATACTTGGCCCGGTCAACGCCTTCCTGCTCGATCAGAGATTCAAGCGCGTCCAGCCATTCACTGGTTTCAATGGGATCATCGTCCTGGTACATCAAACCCTCCCCTTGGCATCAAAGAGTGCCGCGCTGGCCACGATCAGCAGTCACGCGCGTGCGGTGTAGATAAGCTGCGATGGATTGCAGAGTATTGTTATGGGTGTATAAGCGAAGCAGCGGCGCCGGCGTACCGTGCCTGAACCTTCATCAAGCATAGAACAGCCTCACCACTTTGCCTGTCTGATCACCCTGAAAGATAACGGCTTTTGGCCCGAGGCCGCCGATCGAGCTGGACACAGAGGGAACACAACGCCCGAAAAGTAGTATTTTTACTACATTATCATTAGCAAGCTCAACCAAACGACGTGTTTTCTCCCGTTTAAAGGAATAACTTGCGGTTAGTTACGGAAGAATGACCGTTTTTGGACCATCAAACAACCTCATTCAGACCAAGGTCGTAGGGGCGGCAATCCATCACAATTCATTCTTACGCTAAATTTTTTACGCCAGTCTATTTACGACATTTCCATGACATTAGCCGAAGTTTCCCGCCAATTCGGCGTTGCCAAATCTCTAACGTGCGTTCAGGACAGGCTTTTTTAATTAGACCTGAAAATAAACAGCAAGTTATGTATACTCGCCTGCCCGTTTTTTAACCAGCGGAGTGGCGGCGATCCCGCCCTCCTGTCTTATGGCTTACAACACAGAGGGCGATCTATGAACTCCATCGTCAGCTTTCCCAACCGGATTCCGACTACCGAATTCGAAGAACGGCGCTTCAAGGTTTACACCGACAAGCAGCTCGACAAGATCGACATCATTCAAGACACCCTGCCAGAGGCCACCCTGTTCGAAATGAAGGTGGTCGCCAGCGTGCTGCCATTCCGGGTAAATGAGTACGTGATCAACGAGCTGATCAACTGGGACAAGGTGCCCAACGACCCGATTTACCAGCTGGTCTTCCCGCAGAAAGCCATGCTGAAGGACGAGCATTACGAGCGCATGGCAAAAATGCATCGGGACGGAGCCGACAAGAAGGAGATCCAGGCCGTCGCCAAGGAAATCCGCGACGACCTGAACCCGCATCCGGCGGGGCAGATGGAAATGAACATGCCTGAACTGGATGGTGAAGTGCTGGATGGCGTTCAGCACAAGTACCGGGAGACCGTGCTGTTCTTCCCGGCTCAGGGTCAGACTTGCCACTCCTACTGCACCTTCTGTTTTCGCTGGGCCCAGTTTGTCGGCGACAAAGACCTGAAGATGGCCAGCACCGAAGCCGAGAAGCTGCACGGCTACCTGCAGGAGCACACCGAAGTGACCGACCTGCTGGTGACCGGTGGCGATCCGATGGTTATGAAGACCAAGCACCTGGTGCAGTATCTGGAGCCGTTGCTGGAGCCGGAGTTCGACCACATCCAGACCATTCGGATTGGCACCAAGGCGCTGACCTTCTGGCCGTATCGTTTCGTGACCGATAAAGACGCCGAAGAGCTGATCGACCTGTTCGCCAAGCTGGTGGACGGTGGTAAGCACGTGGCGATCATGGCCCACTACAACCACTGGCAGGAAATCACCACCGACATCGCTGAAGAGGCTATCCGCCGCATTCGCTCCACCGGTGCCGAGATTCGTGCCCAGGGCCCGCTGATCAAGCACGTGAACGACGACGCCGACGCCTGGGCCAAGCTTTGGAAGAAGGAAGTGCAGCTCGGCATCATCCCCTACTACATGTTTGTGGAGCGGGACACCGGCGCCAAGAACTACTTTGAAGTGCCGCTGGCCGAAGCTTTCCATATCTACCGCGAAGCCATGAAGAAGGTCAGCGGTTTGGCCCGCACCGCCCGCGGCCCGTCAATGAGCGCCGGCCCCGGCAAGGTGGAAATCCAGGGCATCACCGAGGTCAAGGGTGAGAAAGTGTTCGTTCTCCGCTTCCTGCAGGGCCGCAACCCGGACTGGGTTCAGCGCCCGTTCTTCGCCAAGTACAGCGACACAGCAACCTGGTTGCATGAGCTGGAACCGGCATTCGGAGAAGAGAAATTCTTCTTTGAAGATGAATTCGAACAGATGAAAAAGGGCAACGGCTAACCAGCCAACTGCCCGCCAGCGGCCCTGCCCAGGGTCGCTGGCTATCGCCTGCGCGAAGCGCGACGGGCTTTCGGCCCTGGAGGCGACCAGAAGTACGCATCCAGCAGATCAGGATCATCAAAATGTCGGCGCCCGACAAAAGAGACGGCATGATGGCCCCACTGGCGCATCGCTCCGGCTGAGATCACTCCCGTAGGCCAGAGCAGAAAGCGCTCCAGCCGCTCGGTGCCATCAATTAAACCATCAACCCCATACAGACGCCCTCCGGCCCAGGAACGCCCCCGTAGCTGGTCAAGGGGCTCGATATGATAGGCACGCCCAACGCCTCTTGCGGGCGCTTCCGCACCGCTAGCCGCAAACTGAACCCCGACCAGATGGTGATCCCCCGCCGAGAGTGACAGCACCGGCGACCCGTTGTTTTCCGACAACTCAGCAAGCACCCACAGGTGCTCAGCATCAAAGTCCACGGTCGACCGCGGACGCAAACCGCCTCGCACCGGCAACCACTGGTGATAGCAGCCACAAGGGTGGATGCTGTCGTACACCAATGCACGCCCCCGATCGTCGAGAGTGACCCGCCACACCAGGCCGTCGAGCGCACCGGCGTAGATGTCCGGCCAGGACTCCGCTGACCGGGCGGCAAACCAGATCAGGTACACCAGTTGAGGTTGAATAGTGCCCTGGACGTAGCTGAATTCCAGATGGGTAAACACCACGGGCTCTAGCTGAAACCGCAACCAACCTTCCGTGTCGCGCCCTGGCCGGCCCGGCCGGTCCTTACGGTCGCGGGTGTCGATGCGCCAGGCCGGCGCATGGTGGCGGAATAGACCCCCAAGCACTTGAGCTTCAAACACCGGGATGCCGAGACTGTCCCGAGTCCAGCCGCCCGCAATATCCGAATCAGTCTGCTCTGGCACCTGCGGCCAGTAGCTGCGCCAGCGGCCCTTCGGCATGTAGTGATCAAACTGCTCGGCCAGAGCGCCCATGGTCACGCCCGCTCGCCAATCGACAATGGGCACCATCAATGGGTAAAGCCCGATGATTTGAGCACCGGTACTGTAGCTGTCCGGCACCTGCGCAACAGAGGCAAGTCGGTGCCAGAGAGCATCGTTGTCAGCCAATGCCGCGATGGCGAGACCGGCGCATTTCCTGAGCCCGGCCAGCCATTCGGGCGCCTCGGCCGGGC from Marinobacter sp. LA51 carries:
- the aceE gene encoding pyruvate dehydrogenase (acetyl-transferring), homodimeric type; its protein translation is MYQDDDPIETSEWLDALESLIEQEGVDRAKYILERLSERASREGTELPYSITTPFRNSIPATKESRMPGDLFMERRIRSLIRWNAMAMVLRANQRPGELGGHVSSFSSAATLYDVGFNYFFHGGDEKRESDLVYFQGHSSPGIYARSYLEGRFEEAQLDKYREEVDGDGLSSYPHPWLMPDYWQFPTVSMGLGPIQAIYQAHVMKYLHSRELIDMGDRKVWCFVGDGECDEPETLGSISMAGRENLSNLIFVVNCNLQRLDGPVRGNGKIIQELEGIFRGAGWNVLKVVWGRMWDPLFEKDKDGLMQRVMDEAVDGDLQNFKSNGPAYTRKNFFGKYPELSKLVENLSDDDIGKLNRGGHDPYKIYAAYHKAVHDHGNRPTVILAHTIKGYGFGTAGEAQNTAHSLKKLDLEQLKAFRDRFGVPLKDEELKDVPYYRPAPDSPEMMYMKKRRQELGGFYPKRRKDCQRLETPPLDSFKALLDGSNGREISTTMAFVRLLTALTKDKRIGKRVVPIVPDEARTFGMEGMFRQLGIYTSEGQKYVPEDREQIMYYKEDKKGQILEEGINEDGSMAAWIAAATSYSTNNFPLIPFYIFYSMFGFQRVGDLAWAAGDIQARGFLVGGTAGRTTLNGEGLQHQDGHSHILAQTIPSCKSYDPAYGYEMAVIVQHGIKEMFEDNQNVYYYLTIENENYEQPAMPKGKKVEDGIMKGMYLLDSVETKGRKKSPRVQLLGAGAILNEVRAAAELLKEDFEIASDVWSVTSFNELARDGQHVDRWNRLHPDDSPKKAYITECLEKQQGPVVSSTDYMKLFSEQVRAFIPQTFVTLGTDGYGRSDTREKLRSHFEVDRYHVAVTALSALAQDGEVKKDVVLEAMRKYGIDRNKTNPVLS
- a CDS encoding KamA family radical SAM protein codes for the protein MNSIVSFPNRIPTTEFEERRFKVYTDKQLDKIDIIQDTLPEATLFEMKVVASVLPFRVNEYVINELINWDKVPNDPIYQLVFPQKAMLKDEHYERMAKMHRDGADKKEIQAVAKEIRDDLNPHPAGQMEMNMPELDGEVLDGVQHKYRETVLFFPAQGQTCHSYCTFCFRWAQFVGDKDLKMASTEAEKLHGYLQEHTEVTDLLVTGGDPMVMKTKHLVQYLEPLLEPEFDHIQTIRIGTKALTFWPYRFVTDKDAEELIDLFAKLVDGGKHVAIMAHYNHWQEITTDIAEEAIRRIRSTGAEIRAQGPLIKHVNDDADAWAKLWKKEVQLGIIPYYMFVERDTGAKNYFEVPLAEAFHIYREAMKKVSGLARTARGPSMSAGPGKVEIQGITEVKGEKVFVLRFLQGRNPDWVQRPFFAKYSDTATWLHELEPAFGEEKFFFEDEFEQMKKGNG